TAGGCGCAAAGACAGCAAGTCTGAACTTAATGAAGGAATACAATTCTCGATGGAAATTAAGATTTCAGTCCGTTTTGAACAAGTATGAGCGTGTTGATCCCACACAGTTAGAGgagttaaagaaaaattgtgaagcattagaaaaagaaaaacaagagTTGGAAACGAAACTTCAGGAGACAGCAAAAGAAACCGATACATTTAAGCAACAGGTTAATTCTCTAAACGAAGAGGtggaaaatttgaagaaggaaGTTGAGCAGGCAAACACCAAAAATACTAGATTGGCAGCTGCTTGGAATGAAAAATgtgaaaatttgaaaaaatccaGCTTAACAAGATTTGCCCATCTAAAGCAGGAATTGACCAACAAAAACAAGGAGTTAACCTCTAAGAATGctgaaaatgaagcaatgcaaaaagaaatagagTCTCTAAAGGATTCCAATCATCAATTACAAGAATCGGCTTCCAGTGATGCTGAACAGATCACGAAGGAACAATTTGAACAACTCAAGTCGGAGAAGGAAAGAACTGAAAAAGAGCTAGCAGATTCTAAGAACGAGCTAGAACACTTGCAATCTGAGGCTGTCGATGCTGACGGTAAAActgaaatttcaaatcttgaaaaagaaattcatGAATTACGGTCTGACAAAGAAGGACTTGTGCAACAAGTACAAAACTTGAGTGCGGAATTGGCAGCTTTACGAGAGCATTCACCGACCCAAGGAAGTTTAGAGAATGCTGATGAGATTGCAAGGCTACGTTCACAACTTGAATCTACGAAACAAtattatgaaaaagaaaaggaaaccGAAATTTTGGCTGCTCGCTCTGAACTCGTCGcagagaaagaaaagacaAAGGAAGAGTTAGAAAATCAACTCAACGAAAAGTCACAGAGAATAAAGGAACTTGAGGAACAAgctcaaaaaaattcttcgGAAAATACTCATGACAATATTGATGACATGATTAAGCAGCAGGTTGAAGAAAAgcttaaagaaaattctgCCAACTTTGATGTTAAGTTGAAGAAGGTGGTAGCTGAGACAGAATTTCGGAGCAAAGCTAAAATATCTGTGTATGAGAAGAAAACTAGGGATCTTCAGAACAAAATTACACAACTTGAAGAAACTATTGAgaatttgaataaacaGCTATCCAATCCTGAAAAGACTGATGAATCTACGTCTTCTGTAACAGAAACAAAGCCTGTTACTTCCAAACCAACAGCTAGCAAAGCTGATGTTGGTCAGAATGCTACAGAAGCTTCGTCAGCCAAGAGAGAACCTTCCGGTAAATCTCTGAGTGCAAGACTTCAAGGAACAGGCAAACAAAAAGGTGTTCAACGACCCGCTGTTTCGCGTCCTGTTCCTATGAAACCAGACAGTGGAAAACTCTCAATAACTGGAGCTTCCAAACGAATTGCTACTTCAAAGAATGCTGCCCAAAACGCTAAAGAACTGTCAAGCACTGCTAAATCCGGCTCCCTTAAAAGACAACGTGACGATGCGAACAAAGGAGGATCCAGTTCGAAccaaaagaaagcaaaatagATGTTTTCATATGGTTCATAAATCACTCTTAGGACTATTCATATTTAGTTAACATGATTTATAATAATGACATGagtaaattttgtattataaaatttttgtctTATTTGTATTTCTGATTCTTACACAGACTGGTTTTTGCTATTTCTTGATTTTGCAAAGTAAGTACTTTTTCGACTTACTTATTCCATTATTATTAGAGATAAGATAAGAAATGCACgctaaaaagtaaattcaCTACTTAAAAATGTTACCACGACTATTTGCAGAAGTACAAATTCAGTCAAAATCTACATATGAGTAAGAGAACAAATGTCAAAACTAGAATAGTTAAATTTAAATGGATTGTTAGTCCATGATAATTACAGAGAATAAAGTGAACTAAAAAACTCGGTCTTAAACAAATTGCGATAACTTtatacaacaaaaaagagaaggaCCATCATTAGGACGTTCATTAGGAACAAATAAGGTCGGAAGTGAGTGAATGGATTATAAATCAATTAGAGAGCCAACTTGGGGCTGCATAGATTGCTGTTGCATGCCCTGCATCGGTTGTTGATTTTGGTAATTGTAATTCTGTTGATTATAATAGGGTTGTTGCATGTTTTGTTGTTGCTGCATCGGTTGTTTATAATATCCGGTAGCTTGTTGCGATTGGAAAGGATTATGCGTGTTACCGGTTGCCTGAGCTTGAATAGTCTGACCAGCActatttgtaaatttggATCCTGTGTGTTGAGTCGGAACTCTGGTAAGACCAATATTACCGAAACTATCAGTTCCCATAGGATTACCAGTGGAGATTGCTTGAGCAATGTTAGAAAATCGATCGTCACCAGTCCGAACGGGTTTCATGGGTTTAGTAGCAGGAGCAGTAGATTGAGATGGCAAGTTTGAAAATTGAGCAAAAGGATTATTTGAGCCAGTCTTCGTAGGCTCCAAACGAGGAGCAgattgttgttgttgttgctGAAGTATTCCAGTCGATTGTGACTGTAAAGGACGACTGTAAGGATTATTGTTTCCTGTATAGCCGGTAGTTTGCCGTTGTAATCCAGTGGGCTGGGGATGAACATAACCAGTGTGGTTGGGAGCCATCATTGGAGCATTAGGGGTTTGACCAAAGCCTGTACGCTGAGGTTGCATGACAGGGAAAGGGTTGTTGGACTCAAATGGCTGAGAAAAGCCTGTACGTTGGGGTTGCATCATACCAGTACGCTGGGGTTGCATATACCCAGTAGGTTGGGGATTGAAGAAACCATTTTGCTGAGGTTGAACAAAACCAGTACGTTGAGGCTGTATAAAACCTGTTGCCTGAGGTTGAACAAATCCTGTACGCTGAGGTTGCATGAAACCTGTTGCTTGAGGCTGAACAAACCCTGTACGCTGAGGTTGCATAAATCCTGTTGCCTGAGGTTGAACAAATCCTGTACGCTGAGGTTGCATAAATCCTGTAGCTTGAGGCTGAACAAATCCCGTCGCTTGAGGTTGGACAAATCCGGTAGCCTGAGGTTGAACAAAACCAGTACGTTGAGGCTGCATAAATCCAGTGGCCTGAGGTTGGACAAACCCGGTATGTTGAGGTTGAACGAACCCAGTGTATTGAGGCTGTACGAACCCGGTATTTTGAGGACGGATGAAACCGGTGGGTTGTTGTTGGAGGAAACCGGTTGGCTGTGGCTGAACAGGATTTCCAAAGAAATCGACAGGTTGATAAGCATTTTGCTGATTGCCCATAAATGCCTGTTCTTGTTGTTCACGTTCACGTTGATGTCTTTGACGGGCTTCGTCTTCTTCTTTGGAAAGTTGGATGGCCTTTTGAAGCTCAGCTTCCGAATCGTTAGCCATGTTACGACGCTTGGCATCTTCTTCGGCCTGACGTTTAGACTCCTCAATAACACGTTGTAATTCTGGATCATTTTCCTCGGCGGAGTTGTGTTCAGCGCTCGGGGAAGGCCTTCTACTTCTTCGTCTTGAGCGTGAGCGACCAGGACGGCGAGAACGACTACGTCTCCTTGAGCGATGGTCACGATCATCGTCATCGTAACGACTGGCCCGACTGGGAGCGCGAGAAAGTCGTGATTCCTCGTAGGGAGCGCgatcatcatcatcatcgtCAAAGCGAGAGGAACGCGTTCTGTCTCTATCTCTGTCTCTCTCTCTACTATCACCTCTTGCCTCCTTCAAAGCGTGCTCGTCCTCCAACAAAGAAGTTATTTCTTTAGCCTTGGTACGAACGTTTTGGCCTTGATCATGACCATTGTCGTCAACGTAGACAAACTCACGCAACGTTGtgataatatatatattgtcTTTGGCCCACCGAACAACGTTTTCCGATCCATTGTGGAGACAATACTCGAGCAAGGATAACGATTTGAAAACATGTCGCCAGTTCTTTCCTTTGTCATTCAGACGACGATCTATAATGTCCATAACTTCTAGCATTTCATTTTGGTCATAGGTTAGCTCTGCTATCTCCGCCATGGCAGTGCCACTGGGACCCCATGAATCATTTGTAGTAGCATTTCTAACCTTAATTTGCGTATCTGTGTATCCCTTGGAAAAGTTTTTTCTGCGAATGTTAGTAACAATTCATAGAATATTGAATGGAGTGCATCCAAGTACGTGTATGCTCAGCACCACATGAGAGATGAGGTGTGTCAATCGGGCACGTACGCAGCAGGGAGGCAAATCAAGAAAAACTAGAAAtcaatgaagaagaagaagcaaaTTTCAGATGAGATGATGGGGAAGATAGAAAAGAAGGATTGAACGACTTTCCAAGTTATTCCAACTTCTTTTCACTATTCTAATGatatgataaaaaatactagACTAGAAAGTACAAAATTACGCCAACAAATTATAAGCTAACGCTGAAAATGCCATGGCTATGGAAAGAAATGATAGATTGAATAAAATCCAATTCTAAAATCACCCAAAGCATGCATTTCATCAGCTTTTTGGTCAATTGAACAAACTTTACGCTCCTTCATCCCCGCTTGATGGGTTTTCCGcgtaaaaaaatcatccaAACGCCTCAATTCTGCGACCTCTTTCTCTTCTACCATTCTTGGGAATTCCCTCTTTACTTACACTGATCGTACAGCAGCTTTCATGCTCGATCTCTAACTCTTGAGATCCTTCACGGTTTAACCACGAATGTCTCGTTAATATGCAAATTCCAAATCCTTCTGAAAAATCACCAAGCTATATGCTCTATCGTCCTTCTTTCCCTACTTCGGCAACACTGCTGATGGGTTATGGTTAAGGTTGAGGGTGCCGCTATACTATCGCGATAAAGCGAGACGGGTAGGAGCGTATGAGAATAGTCAGGATACGGAAACGCTAAGTCTcgttaatttttcattaaaaaaatttaaagaaatggGGTAATATTTGACGGTAATAGATGATATAAGCTTATAATGAGAGAAATAGTTGGCCACCTCACTAATAAATGTTTAACGAATTTAATGGTGTTTAGAGAAGAAGGAATGTGGTTTAGGGGAAACTACAACAGGGATAACGCAATGGAGTGCATTCTCCTAAACTATGTTAATGTTAGCAACACTACACCACGCTATGAGACACAGcgttgcgtatcactatatgtcacgcgttctaattatatatcgtaccatgtatgatacgatattgagattgatcttaatgataatctatcAAGATctatattatctgaataatataaatagagctactgctgaacctcgttcctcagttcagttataagctatattagtgataggtaacattataacctaattaatacaatacctatactcagttgctactcATATAACCTGTGTATTGCAATATGATAGATTGCGAGGAAACTtaccgcagttctacgtacttttaaaacatatataaaactgcgtagctgaCAGTTAAACACTATAAAGAACTTGacagaaaataatttcgTTATCTTTTTACAAGGATTTGTActtattgaaaattaaacgTTTTTTCCGATATCCTTAAAGTACGATATTTAGGGATCAATCAATGAGCCTTTGGTTGTTCGCCCTGTTGTTTGTTTGGCTTGGGTACAGTGCTGTCGAAAGTAATAAATATgtatttttggttttcattcctttctttactaacaaatgaataaattttcttgtatacttttcaattgaCTGGTAAAAGACATATGCATAGTATATCTAGTAAGAATAAGTTGGATGTATATATAGTCTCTAGTTTTTTTGCCTGTCCTTTCTGTAGTGGGCAACGAAATATTGGCGCTGAATCCACTTCATTTTAACAAGAAATGTGCTAAATATCATGTGcgataaaaagaaatgtaccaaaacaaaaacactGAAGTTAATCTAGAGTTGCTTTTATATGCAACCAGACAGTATAGAACCCGAAAAATgcatattaataaattcgGTGTTTGCAGGCtatgcaaattttaaaacaaattacaAAACATAGATGAATATTTGTTGAAGTAAGACAGTGGTTGAAAATTGGTATATATATGAATCACGGGTGTATAGCGCTAGCACATTTCTTATAGTTTCGCATGCTAGTTTCAGGAGTGAAAGGTTTTGtaaaatacttttcataaatatatttgtACCTACTGCGCATGTGCAAACAAGCGcagttttcatttatttggTTCATCTTGAATGATgaattattgttttttttttacattggCTTACTGTCACTACATCTAGTttaaaattcctttttttatttcattgaattaattttattttattttctatattaatttttcggggtttttttttttttttttttttttaatttactttcaGATACAATTCATCCAGAGTATGTTTCGATATCTgttaatgttttatttcGTAACTCGAATTTGCATCATTTGatcattattatttacttcattgttttattgaaaatgtacGATTTATGTGTATATTCTGACTCAGACATCTCTAAAAACTTCTTGTcgatttttcaataaaaaccGTTAATAGCGGCCTCTAATATGCTGTGTCCAATGTTTATCATATATCAAAGCGTTTCCAGTTcattattcaaataaaatattcttCTCAATCCTGAAGCTTGGGTCGATTTTGCGGGAAGATATCGACGAGAGTACAGGTTTTTGTTTAAGTGGAAACATTAACCATTACTAGTTGCGATGCTGATTTGTCTTTTTCAGCCATCTGTTGATTACAGacttatttaaattttttttctccatAAAACCATAAGGTGAAAGTTTTATTGATTTCTAATTCTTTTCTACTTTGCactcttcttttattatgGATATTTTACTTACCCATTTCTTCtcatttgttttcaacGCAGTAGAAGAAGTACAGTATTTGGAATTGTGTAAACGAGTTAATCCAACTTTCACATATTAAGACCCCGTTAATGATCCTTATAGCTAATAGCGTGTCAAGTCATAATATCACTAAACATATTGCTTCACACAGAGCTCCATTTAATTACCATTCAAAAGTAATAGTCGATaatcctttcttttctttaacataacaattatttttgaaggtATGTAGTAACAGTGCTTTGAAGATGTTCGAAATGCTTGTTAAAATGACTGAATTCTGAAAATATAAACTACAATTCTCGATTATGGTGTTACTCTTAAAgtgattttcttttataattaaTACAAGCGTGTGGCCTTATATCAAATTCAACATTTTCGAAATTGTGATTATTTTTCGcgtttgtttgtttgcttCCCTAATGTTTGTTGTTGCTTTGTCTTTCTCTTTCAGCTAACTTCGTTATCACTTCGTTTTATCAGCGTCTTCAATTACCTTTTGTCTATTTGTGgaattttaattaacgtaaaaatttagttaACTTTTGTCTAGCTTTtatttcctcttcttcgTATCTTACTTGGCAATTTCTCAATtcaatttgaataattatCTAGTATCAGTGATTTCGCCATATAAATGCATCGTCTTTTTGGTAGAAAACCTCCTACACAGCCTACGGCTTCATTAACTGACGCCATTGATTCGGTTCGTATATCTTCATTCTTATAGATTTTTGCCATTGACtaatatcttttattttagttGGATAAAAGAAGCGACTCCGTTGAGGTTAAAATCGCAAAACTAGATGCCCAGCTATCTGTTTTCCAGCAGAAAATTGCCAATACGCGTCCAGGTCCTGGGCAAACGGCTCTCAAGCAACGAGCAATGAATGTACTTCgccaaaagaaaatgtatGCATTCTCTTTCTCCCCTTTCTTGATGTCATATTACTAACGACAGCAATATAGTTACGAAAGCCAGCTTCAACAATTGCAGCAACAAAGTTTTAATATGGAACAAGCTGCCATGACTACGGAATCGCTCAAAAACACAATGGCTACGGTACAGACAATGCAGGAGACTGCACGGCAATTGAAATCTCAAAGTAAAAACGTTTccattgaaaaaatcgaaaagCTTCAGGACGAAATTCAAGATTATATGGATGCGGCTGGTGAACTCAACGAGGTTCTCGGTCAAAATATGACGGACATTAACGTTGACGAGGAGGAACTGGATGCTGAACTAGAGGCACTTCAGCAGGAGTCCTCTTGGCTTGGTGATCAAAGCACAGCTGAAAAACCTTCTTATTTGATGCCTTCCAATGAATTACCTAACTTTGTAGATGAGGAAGTTGCTGAACCTTCAACAGCTCAGTAAGACGAAAATTTTCCTAATAGGAAAGTTTCCCTTATCttgttttaataatgtATGCGATGTGGAATTTGTCATGATTTTGTTGTCGTTAAGTCTCATCAATCATCCTGTCTTATGtgtttatatattttacgATTATAAAATACTAATCAATTCAATCTATCAGgtaattttaattgatgtttttcatttaataaatcaatATAGTAAGTTGTCATCATAGGATTATAAGCttaattcttcattttggcgtaaaaaaagatatgaAAACATCCTTTATAACGTGCTGTCCAACGGTAACGCTAGGtaatttgaagaaactaACAATATATCGAATCAGGCAGACATGGGTTTTTGAGCACTTAGGAAATAATTACAAGACAAACCAAGCCCACTCGATCCTGGCTTGTCAAGTGTCCACTGCTGTTTCAAAGGGTTGTAACAAACACCACGTATATCATTAATTATCCAATTCTGTTCCTTCAGGAAATTTGATAGTTCGTCGGCACGtataaacttttcaaaagtatgTGTCCCGACAGGTACGATGCGAAGAACATGTTCGGCAAGCGTAATCGTTAACAATCTCGCCAAGAGAGTTCGTGATATAGTTGACAGTACGAGTCGCCCGTTAGGTTTCACTTTTTccattaatgaaaataaaaaatctctAGGTTGTTCGACATGTTCAAGCACCTCCATGCACGTTACCACATCAAAAGTAGTAGGAAGTTGTGAACCTTCGACTGATCCATGAATATACTCTAACCGACCATTCAAAACAGGATCAAGACTGGCATGTTTTTTTGCAACTTCGATAGCCATTGGAGAAGCATCAACTGCCGTCACTGAAGCACCCAACCTGGCCATGCTTTCACTCAAGATACCACCCCCGCAACCAATGTCAAGAATCTTCTTACCAGAAAAGCAGTTACGCTCACGAAATACTTCAGTCATAAAATCCAAACGAGTAgaattcattaaatgtAACAATCGACTTCCACCGTCCCAATCCCACCAAGTTTTCGCCAGTTCATTGAAGTGGTCTACTTCATTTACTGACACTGAATGATTTCGCTGTTGACTTAGAAATCCCTGCCTAACCAATCTGGTATAGgattttacattttttactttattgaGAATGTTCATTGAGTTCATACTACTTCATTTGGCTCCTTCTTGTTGTTTACAGTCTTCAATGTCATATCATTCTTATATAACTAAAATCCTAGGACGAATTCgttatataattttacgGTATTGTAATTTATACGTTGGTCAATCGAGCATGtcagctacgcagtttgaTATCTGTTTAATGATACATTGGACTGCGATGAGTTTTACTTGCGATCTACAATGTAGCGGTATGCGGTGTGTTAAGTAACAATGTATGTTTATTGTTATAAGAAGTCTGTTAGTATCGGTCACCgatatagctcataactgaatTGAGGAACGAGATTCAGTtgtagctctatttataatctTCCTAAAAAGTTGTTATCAACGGGTGTCTATGTATATAGACGGATAGTTACCCgtgattatcaataaacggATCTTAGCTAGTATTCCAACatatgacatatagtgatacgcaacgtagtgtatcaTAGCGTAatgtagtattgctgacataCCGTAGTACTAAACACTCACTATTGCAATGTGTCATTATAATCATTACGATAACAAACCATCGTTCTGAATcacaatattttattatgctattcattatttcgtaaacattgaaatttgtttgtattAAAGTAAACcattaaacaaaaggaaaaaatgataattaaGCTTGATTCATTAAGAATCAAGATGAAGGAGAAATGAATGCAATaaacgaaaatgaaattgtgAATTTAACAAGGTGGAACAACGAGTTTTCCAATTTCATTAGTTAATTTAAAGTTGTCGTAAACAAGTTAAACCATTATTGTTTGTAGCGTAGAGTAccattaaaaaagacaaataaTTAGACTCGCAtacataataaataaagactCAGTCCTCAATGCACATTATCCAACATCGTAGAATGCATTGGTTGGCAATTTTTGGTAATTGAAAGAATGAGTTAAGCTTATATCTCACAAACTTATAAGGCAAGAGAATAATTAAAGTATGTTGGtgcttatttttaaaaaacgcCGCAGCTTCTCTGCGTTGGTGATTTTGGTAAAGAGGTTTTCCAACTGGAGCGACAACCACAttaataaagcaattaGACTTCGCTTTCAACATCCATTTCTCCCAAGGGAATGTCATTATTATCGTTGGCACCTCTAAACGCATTTCCTATCCGCCCAATTGCATTTCCTATCCCTCCAAATGCATTTCCTATCCCTCCAAATGCATTCCCTAAACCTCCTAGTCGggtaagtaaaaaatcattcataCAGTTGGTTGAATACACATACCTAGGAAAGAAGCTATACCATTCCCGATAAATTTGGGCATCCTTTTGAGAGCACCTGGACGTTCTGGTATGGTTAGAGTAAATTACAGGAATATATAACGAACCCATTtcgtaaaagaaaagaaaatttcctATAACAAAGAGTGAAGAGGCTTCAATTTCGTAGCCTGTCGCGTCGATAtgtttatcaaataaatacatcAAACCTTTCGTTACAATAACGACACAACTTTGTACACCCAGCACTTGAAACAAACCAAAAAGCATATGCTTGAGTGTCCAAATTGGAATACAAACTGTATGTTAGCGTTTAGCAAGATAATTTCACTTACCAAgcaataaaatgaaaaataaagcagCCGAAATACTGCATGTGGAACAGATGAGTGCCTTATTTAAGTTTAGTCTACCATCCTTGACGCAACCAAAGAgtataaaacaaatgacTACCCATGCGAGCCAGATTGTAACCaccaaatctttttttgagttaTACAAACCGACCGCAATTACCTTTACACATTTTGCCAAGAAAACTGCAGTCACCTTTACACATTTTGCCAAGAAAACTGCAGTCACCTTTACACATTGTGCCAAGGAAATTGCAGTCACCTTTACACATTGTGCCAAGAAAATTACAGTCACCTTTATACATTGTGCCACTGCCTGGGTCCAAGTTTCAAAGAAGCCTAATGAGTTAGTGAATGGACGTATTAACAACTTCATGCATAGCTTACAGAAAATAGCAATAAACACTATTGGACATGTTATACCAATTGTGACGGAGAAAGCTACCTTGCCGAATATCGACTTCTCCAACGGGTTTACACAAACCCATGCAGTAAAAAAGACAACAATAACTGCAAGAACTGATATTAGTAGTCTCAGAAGGGAATATATATTTGGATGTGAATCTTTGAATTCTTGTCTTCTTTCGACATTGGGATTTGCAATTTCTGTAGGTCCTGTACTTGAATCCTCAGATACagttttaatatatttccAAATTTCTGAAAgcattaataaaataaataacttttgaaatttggtttttttttttttttaaaatgatgTAGAAGGAAGAAAGTGTGTGCCCTGTTAGACGAATTTATGCTCGTAATATGTCAagttgtaaacaaacaaatacaacaaaaacattgtaaatcaaaacaaacagACACAGCAAATAATCCTTGACACACTCAATTCTTTATCTTATCCACCAACAACACAACACTTACCTGAATATGGAGGCAATGTGCTCCCATCTTCTGAATTGTATTCTGGGAGAGGacctttttccaaatcaatttcattatcgTTTTTTGTACTCAATTCATCCATAGACGACCTCAAGGGATAATCtttattcttcatttcttaGAAACAATCTATTATTGAATGATATACACACAAATAGTTCAATTGCTGTGATTGCGACAAACGAAACAGCGAAATCAAGAATATTCGCTCTGTAGTCCAATTCCAATCGCTttaaagactttttaacaaaataataaaattgttcaaacaaatttccaaCTAATTCCTTCAAACAAtggcataaaaaaagaagaacgaaAAAACTGAACGAGGCAGTGGATTGCTTCTGACACATTTATTCTGTCACTGcctttttattaagttAGCTTGAGATTCCTTCATGttagctacgcagtttggtatctgatttaaggatacgtagaactgcggtgagttttccttgtgacctattatattacattACACAGGTTATATgagtagcaactgagtataggtattgtattaattaggttataatgttacctatcactaatatagctcataactgaactgaggaacgaggttcagcagtagctctatttatattattcagataatatagATCTTgatagattatcattaagatcaatctcaatatcgtatcatacatggtacTATATAtacatgtgacatatagtgatacgcaacgtagtgtattatagcgtagtgtagtattgctgacacAATCCACATTATTTCGCAGCTCACtatttgataaacaatgaaaagACGAAGCTAGAAGTAGGTAAGATTAGTATATGTTATGTTACGGAGCATAATTATAAACACGGATTCTAATACAATACAATGGAGATTCATGTACTTTACTTTGatcttaatttttaaaatttgtgACAATTCTAATGTTCTGACGCTAGATCATTAGAGGCACAAATTTTTGTCCGTAGCCTTACTAAACAGTATAGACACTGATGTTTGTTATTCAGAATTTATGAAGAAGCAACAGAAGTGGTGTTATATTCAAATGAATAGCATTAATTGGTAATTTGGAACGTTTCTTAATCAGTGAAATacacatttttttttacgaagtatgaaagtgaaaaatttgtgcaaagaaaataaatgcAGACAAGTTCATTAATATTTGAACCAATGCATTGTAGTTTTAGAAATTGTTTGACTGCATTTTCTCATATGAATGTGTAAATAAGGAAATGATCGTTTTGCGATCCTCATATACATTCAACTCTTCATTTAATTCTATTCAACGagatcaaaaaaaattcttgtATGCCTTCATCACATAGATTGAAGATTTTGACGCAAAGTTTCTACCGAAGCTGGATCAAAATCATCCTTTGCAACACTTGTACTAAGTGCAACATTACTTTCAAGCTCTTCCCCTATGTCTTGATGTTGCTTGCGGATTAATTCCAAGGAATCGTGGCCTAGGACAAGCTTTTGAGGCGGCCTGTCGAGTTTGGCAATGCTATATAACAACTCCGCAGCTTTGTTCGGGTCAGTTTCCTCGCAGCCATGATAGTTTTCCCAAAATGGTCGCCAAGACCTGTCATTTTCGTAGGCTGGATGAGGTTTTGCCCATTGCATATTAGAGGAAGCCCATTCTGTTTGCATGCCACCTGGCTGTACAATAGTTATCGCAATGTTCC
Above is a genomic segment from Schizosaccharomyces pombe strain 972h- genome assembly, chromosome: III containing:
- the ent1 gene encoding epsin — protein: MKAAVRSVKNFSKGYTDTQIKVRNATTNDSWGPSGTAMAEIAELTYDQNEMLEVMDIIDRRLNDKGKNWRHVFKSLSLLEYCLHNGSENVVRWAKDNIYIITTLREFVYVDDNGHDQGQNVRTKAKEITSLLEDEHALKEARGDSRERDRDRDRTRSSRFDDDDDDRAPYEESRLSRAPSRASRYDDDDRDHRSRRRSRSRRPGRSRSRRRSRRPSPSAEHNSAEENDPELQRVIEESKRQAEEDAKRRNMANDSEAELQKAIQLSKEEDEARQRHQREREQQEQAFMGNQQNAYQPVDFFGNPVQPQPTGFLQQQPTGFIRPQNTGFVQPQYTGFVQPQHTGFVQPQATGFMQPQRTGFVQPQATGFVQPQATGFVQPQATGFMQPQRTGFVQPQATGFMQPQRTGFVQPQATGFMQPQRTGFVQPQATGFIQPQRTGFVQPQQNGFFNPQPTGYMQPQRTGMMQPQRTGFSQPFESNNPFPVMQPQRTGFGQTPNAPMMAPNHTGYVHPQPTGLQRQTTGYTGNNNPYSRPLQSQSTGILQQQQQQSAPRLEPTKTGSNNPFAQFSNLPSQSTAPATKPMKPVRTGDDRFSNIAQAISTGNPMGTDSFGNIGLTRVPTQHTGSKFTNSAGQTIQAQATGNTHNPFQSQQATGYYKQPMQQQQNMQQPYYNQQNYNYQNQQPMQGMQQQSMQPQVGSLIDL
- the vps60 gene encoding sorting protein Vps60 codes for the protein MHRLFGRKPPTQPTASLTDAIDSLDKRSDSVEVKIAKLDAQLSVFQQKIANTRPGPGQTALKQRAMNVLRQKKIYESQLQQLQQQSFNMEQAAMTTESLKNTMATVQTMQETARQLKSQSKNVSIEKIEKLQDEIQDYMDAAGELNEVLGQNMTDINVDEEELDAELEALQQESSWLGDQSTAEKPSYLMPSNELPNFVDEEVAEPSTAQ
- the coq3 gene encoding hexaprenyldihydroxybenzoate methyltransferase Coq3, with protein sequence MNSMNILNKVKNVKSYTRLVRQGFLSQQRNHSVSVNEVDHFNELAKTWWDWDGGSRLLHLMNSTRLDFMTEVFRERNCFSGKKILDIGCGGGILSESMARLGASVTAVDASPMAIEVAKKHASLDPVLNGRLEYIHGSVEGSQLPTTFDVVTCMEVLEHVEQPRDFLFSLMEKVKPNGRLVLSTISRTLLARLLTITLAEHVLRIVPVGTHTFEKFIRADELSNFLKEQNWIINDIRGVCYNPLKQQWTLDKPGSSGLGLSCNYFLSAQKPMSA
- the wtf13 gene encoding wtf meiotic drive poison Wtf13; amino-acid sequence: MLSEIWKYIKTVSEDSSTGPTEIANPNVERRQEFKDSHPNIYSLLRLLISVLAVIVVFFTAWVCVNPLEKSIFGKVAFSVTIGITCPIVFIAIFCFFETWTQAVAQCIKVTVIFLAQCVKVTAISLAQCVKVTAVFLAKCVKVTAVFLAKCVKVIAVGLYNSKKDLVVTIWLAWVVICFILFGCVKDGRLNLNKALICSTCSISAALFFILLLVCIPIWTLKHMLFGLFQVLGVQSCVVIVTKGLMYLFDKHIDATGYEIEASSLFVIGNFLFFYEMERPGALKRMPKFIGNGIASFLGGLGNAFGGIGNAFGGIGNAIGRIGNAFRGANDNNDIPLGEMDVESEV
- the wtf13 gene encoding wtf meiotic drive antidote Wtf13 encodes the protein MKNKDYPLRSSMDELSTKNDNEIDLEKGPLPEYNSEDGSTLPPYSEIWKYIKTVSEDSSTGPTEIANPNVERRQEFKDSHPNIYSLLRLLISVLAVIVVFFTAWVCVNPLEKSIFGKVAFSVTIGITCPIVFIAIFCFFETWTQAVAQCIKVTVIFLAQCVKVTAISLAQCVKVTAVFLAKCVKVTAVFLAKCVKVIAVGLYNSKKDLVVTIWLAWVVICFILFGCVKDGRLNLNKALICSTCSISAALFFILLLVCIPIWTLKHMLFGLFQVLGVQSCVVIVTKGLMYLFDKHIDATGYEIEASSLFVIGNFLFFYEMERPGALKRMPKFIGNGIASFLGGLGNAFGGIGNAFGGIGNAIGRIGNAFRGANDNNDIPLGEMDVESEV